The sequence below is a genomic window from Methylotuvimicrobium sp. KM2.
GGGTCGTGCGGCCCCGGCAACATATAGGTATTGGTCATGCGAGGCATCGGCAAATGCGCGTAAGATTCGCGTCGACCGTTACCGGTCGGGGATACGCCCATCAGCCGGGCATTTAACTTATCCTGCATGTAGCCTTTCAATATGCCGTTTTCAATCAAAACGGTTTTTTCGGTAGGCGTGCCTTCATCGTCGATACTCAATGAGCCGCGACGTCCCTCGAGCGTACCGTCATCGACCACGGTACACAAATCAGATGCAACCCTTTCTCCGACCCGCCCGCTAAAGGCCGATGTGCCTTTACGGTTAAAATCCCCTTCCAGGCCATGCCCAATCGCTTCATGCAATAGGATTCCGGGCCAACCCGCCCCCAAGACTACAGTCATGCTGCCTGCCGGCGCATCGACGGCATCCAGATTAACCAGCGCCTGTCGAACCGCTTCTCGACCATATTCCAATGCTTTATCTTGGTCAACGAACATGCCGTAATCGCAACGCCCGCCGCCGCCCATGCTGCCCTGTTCGCGGCGTCCGTTCTCCTCGACGATGACACTCACGTTCATACGGACCAACGGACGGATGTCGGCAGCCAATGTACCGTCTTGATTAGCGACTAAAACATTTTCATGAAGACCGACCAAGCTGATAACCACTTCTTCAATACGGCTATCGAGCTTGCGCGTCTCTCGGTCGACTTTATGCAACAGTTCGACTTTTTGCTGATCCGCTAGAGATTTGAGCGGGTTGACAGAATGGTAATATCGAGGCCACGCGGCTTGCTTGGAAATGGCTGTACGCGCATTTTGTCCTTGTCGGACAATGGCTTTGACATTACCGGCCGCTTCGAGCAAGACCGGCAATTCAATTTTATCGCTATAGGCGAATCCGGTTTTCTCGCCGACGACGGCACGCACGCCGGCGCCTTGTTCGATATTATGACTGCCTTCTTTGATGATGCCGCTTTCCATAACCCAGGATTCGTAATGACTGGATTGAAAATAGATATCGGCGGCGTCGACCGGAACACTGAGCAAACTGCTCATGACTCGCTCGATATCCTGTTCCTGCAAACCTGCCGGCGCAAGAATCGTTTGTTTCGCTATATTTAAAATTTCCATACTGTCTATTATTGCCGTTGATGTTTCGGTATGCCGTCTCGCAATTTCTCATGGAGCATCTGCAGCAACCGGTCTGGCCCGTCTTTTTTAATGTCCTCGAGCGGTTCTGGCGCACCTGGTATGGACGGATTTTTTTCATCTTGTTCAGTCACAATATCCGCAGTAATTTCCGTCGTGGACTGTCCTTCGGATAACTGCAACGAATAAATTCGCTCGATATAATCGTCGTCTCTAAATAACCACCCCAAAAAGTCTTTCGCCTCGTTGTCGTCGGGATCGAAGCGGACATAGTAATAACCCGCATCCCGATCCCTATCGGTAATTTCGATGCGTTGCTGATTTAGGACTAACTCCATTATGAACCAAGCTTTTTCAAAAGGTTTTTTGATGATCAGCTTTTTTCGTAGCGCCGATTGTTCAAGTTCAACTTTATCGCCTAAGCCTTGTTGAATCGATAACGTTGTCAACACAGGATCGACCGATATTTGTAAACTCTGCTCACCCGATGCGCCCTCGAATTCCGGCGGCCGCTCCAAATGACCGGTATCCCGATAACGGACTTCAGTTTCGGAACAGTTCGCCAGAACCGCCGGCCACAACAACACGCCGCAAAATTTAAGGATGGTTCTATACCTTTCGCACTTCAAATTTCGGCAGCGCCAGAGGAGGCGCCTGAGTGTCCGATAAAGGCTTTGCCAGCATGGAGCTGGCATAGAGCCTACATGGACGTATTCACGGCGTCCTTTAGCGGACACCCAGGCGCCGAATTTTGATCTACGACGGGTATATTCGATAGTTTCATGACTTTTTAAGCAATGTAACCTTAAAATTTGATTTTTCAAGAATATTCTCGCAAAGGATTTAGCCGTACATATACCTTTCGCACTTCAAATTTCGGTTTTTAAACCCCTCACCCCGCCCGCTCCCAATGTGGACGAGGAAGTATAATGCCGCAATTTCATGTGCGATGGGTATATATCTTTTGAACTTCGACAGAGGGTGCGCATCGCACACTATTGGACCGGTACTAATGATTCGCGGTCCGTGGAAAGGTGCGCGATGCGCACCCTATGGCTTGAACCTTGAACCTAAATTTAAATTTTTCGATGCTGTAAAGCGGGGAAAGACACTCG
It includes:
- the bamC gene encoding outer membrane protein assembly factor BamC; translated protein: MLLWPAVLANCSETEVRYRDTGHLERPPEFEGASGEQSLQISVDPVLTTLSIQQGLGDKVELEQSALRKKLIIKKPFEKAWFIMELVLNQQRIEITDRDRDAGYYYVRFDPDDNEAKDFLGWLFRDDDYIERIYSLQLSEGQSTTEITADIVTEQDEKNPSIPGAPEPLEDIKKDGPDRLLQMLHEKLRDGIPKHQRQ
- the tldD gene encoding metalloprotease TldD; this translates as MEILNIAKQTILAPAGLQEQDIERVMSSLLSVPVDAADIYFQSSHYESWVMESGIIKEGSHNIEQGAGVRAVVGEKTGFAYSDKIELPVLLEAAGNVKAIVRQGQNARTAISKQAAWPRYYHSVNPLKSLADQQKVELLHKVDRETRKLDSRIEEVVISLVGLHENVLVANQDGTLAADIRPLVRMNVSVIVEENGRREQGSMGGGGRCDYGMFVDQDKALEYGREAVRQALVNLDAVDAPAGSMTVVLGAGWPGILLHEAIGHGLEGDFNRKGTSAFSGRVGERVASDLCTVVDDGTLEGRRGSLSIDDEGTPTEKTVLIENGILKGYMQDKLNARLMGVSPTGNGRRESYAHLPMPRMTNTYMLPGPHDPEEIIRSVKKGLYAKNFGGGQVDITSGKFVFSASEAYLIEDGQLTRPVKGATLIGNGPDVLTRVSMVGTDLELDSGVGTCGKDGQSVPVGVGQPTLKVDALTVGGTSI